In Bacillota bacterium, the genomic window ATAAAAATGCAGCTACCGTAGGTAACATATTATTATTGAGAGTAGGTGAACCCACGCAGATATATTTCGCGGTAAGGATGTGTGTCATCACGTCGGAAATATCATTAACTTTAAGATTAAGCATTCTGGTAGATACATCCTTATTCTCAAAGGCCTCCTGAATAGCATAAGCAATCTTCTCTGTCGAACCCCACATTGAATCATAGACTATCACCGCTTTGTTCTCAATGGCATTAGCAGACCATTTCCGGTACTCCCGGGCAATATCCTTAATATGGGAGCGCCAGATTATCCCGTGACTAGGTGCTATGATACCGATATCCAAATCAGATGTAGCTTCCAGTGCTTTTTGAACATTACTGCCATAAGGGAAAACAATATTGGCATAGTATTTAGCGGCCTCTTCCAGTATGATATCCAAAGGAATCTGGTCGTCAAAGCGTTCTGATGTTGCAATATGCTGACCAAAAGCATCGTTGGAAAACAGTATCTTATCCTCCGGCAAATAACTTATCATGTTATCGGGCCAGTGCACCATAGGAGTATGGATAAAGGTTAAACTCCTTTTTCCCAGACTTAAAGTTTCTCCAGATTTCATGATGTTAAAATCCCAATTTCCCTTGTAATGGGCTTTAAGACCTTTTTCTCCATTCACTGAGGTGAAAACTTTAGCTTTTGGTACCAAAGCCATTAGTCGGGGGAGTCCACCGGAATGATCCATTTCCACGTGATTAGATATCACATAATCAATTTTTGCGGGATCAATTAGAGAAGAGATCCGCGCCACCATTTCATCAAATAAGTAATGTTTTACTGTATCTACAAGGGTTATTTTTTCGTCGATGATAAGATAGGCATTATAAGTAGTTCCTCTGGGAGTTGAGTAACCGTGAAAACTGCGGATATCCCAATCTATTGCCCCAACCCAATAAATGTTTTCTTTAATTTGTACAGGTTTCATTTAGCACCTCAATTAAAATTTTATTTTACAGCCACAAATTGATCTTTCGTCACGCCGCACACAGGGCACACCCAATCAGCCGGGATATCCTCAAAAGCTGTTCCGGGGGCAATACCGGAATTCGGATCACCAAGATCTGGGTCATAAACGTATCCACACACCGCACACTGATATTTTTTCATCTTATTATCCACCTTTCCTTTTAAAATACTTATTTTTTCTTTTACTTGAATTGGCGCTGTTGGAGG contains:
- a CDS encoding FprA family A-type flavoprotein, which translates into the protein MKPVQIKENIYWVGAIDWDIRSFHGYSTPRGTTYNAYLIIDEKITLVDTVKHYLFDEMVARISSLIDPAKIDYVISNHVEMDHSGGLPRLMALVPKAKVFTSVNGEKGLKAHYKGNWDFNIMKSGETLSLGKRSLTFIHTPMVHWPDNMISYLPEDKILFSNDAFGQHIATSERFDDQIPLDIILEEAAKYYANIVFPYGSNVQKALEATSDLDIGIIAPSHGIIWRSHIKDIAREYRKWSANAIENKAVIVYDSMWGSTEKIAYAIQEAFENKDVSTRMLNLKVNDISDVMTHILTAKYICVGSPTLNNNMLPTVAAFLYYLKGLAPKKRIGLAFGSYGWGGQSVEQIEEILKSCGFDLMEQIRIQYIPDAKQLTEASAKISESIAQNTSN